A genomic stretch from Lathyrus oleraceus cultivar Zhongwan6 chromosome 2, CAAS_Psat_ZW6_1.0, whole genome shotgun sequence includes:
- the LOC127122232 gene encoding uncharacterized protein LOC127122232, which produces MKKKIKTLSTHTSHPNPQTVISPHTRVTLIKSLTSHTLHSQQPTTITTHATSPFSRTHSLITSKPSLNNLRLSLRPSSAPQTTTISHRTSSSSRNLPPTATPPFFTNIEPPQKPCIPPRETLNNHRFTPAKHHPKPRRSLLTLHFHASATNQLLRRRFPFSPSNNHPHDKLPPPSTFAPLPPSTTVANETATLEHKILSVPKSQPQINNSPLQHQPPVYNINENEFRDV; this is translated from the coding sequence atgaaaaagaaaataaaaacgCTCAGTACTCACACCTCACACCCCAATCCCCAAACGGTAATATCTCCACACACACGTGTCACTCTCATAAAATCCCTCACGTCTCACACTCTCCACTCACAACAACCTACCACTATAACAACTCACGCTACCTCACCTTTCTCTCGCACTCATTCACTCATCACATCAAAACCCTCACTCAACAACCTTCGCCTCTCTCTCCGTCCATCTTCAGCTCCACAAACCACCACCATAAGCCATCGTACCTCTTCTTCTTCACGTAACCTTCCGCCCACAGCAACTCCACCCTTCTTCACCAACATCGAACCACCTCAAAAACCATGCATACCGCCGCGTGAAACCCTCAACAACCACCGCTTCACGCCGGCTAAACACCACCCTAAACCTCGTCGTTCACTCCTCACCCTTCACTTTCACGCTTCCGCCACAAATCAGCTCCTCCGCCGAAGATTCCCTTTCTCTCCTTCCAACAATCACCCACACGACAAGCTTCCACCACCTTCGACGTTCGCACCTTTACCTCCATCGACAACAGTTGCGAACGAAACCGCCACCCTTGAACACAAAATTCTGTCCGTCCCCAAATCACAACCTCAAATCAATAATAGTCCTCTACAGCATCAACCACCTGTTTACAACATCAATGAAAACGAGTTCAGAGACGTTTGA